A single Fundidesulfovibrio terrae DNA region contains:
- a CDS encoding AsnC family transcriptional regulator has protein sequence MDAHDRKILDIIQSNYPISPRPYAVVGEQVGLTETEVLARVRALKQKGIIRRIGGNFSSQQLGWQSTLCAARVPEDQIESFVAEVNRYPGVTHNYLRQHSFNVWFTFIGPSMEAVRESLAEITRATGISILNLPAEKLFKIKVDFAMEES, from the coding sequence ATGGACGCACACGACCGCAAGATACTCGACATCATTCAATCGAATTACCCCATATCGCCGCGCCCTTACGCCGTTGTCGGCGAGCAGGTGGGGCTGACCGAGACCGAGGTGCTGGCCCGCGTGCGGGCGCTCAAGCAGAAGGGCATCATCCGGCGCATCGGGGGCAACTTCAGCTCGCAGCAGCTTGGCTGGCAGTCCACCCTGTGCGCGGCCCGCGTGCCCGAGGACCAGATCGAGTCCTTCGTGGCCGAGGTCAACCGCTATCCGGGCGTGACCCACAACTATCTGCGGCAACATTCCTTCAACGTCTGGTTCACCTTCATCGGCCCCTCCATGGAGGCCGTGCGCGAATCCCTCGCCGAGATCACCCGCGCCACGGGCATCTCCATCCTGAACCTTCCGGCCGAGAAGCTCTTCAAGATCAAGGTCGATTTCGCCATGGAGGAGTCATGA
- the rpe gene encoding ribulose-phosphate 3-epimerase: MILSPSLLSSDFGRLAEELAALEEGGLSWVHWDVMDGLFVPNITVGPLVIKALRKRSKLFFDVHLMIERPERYLGEFVDAGADLVCVHAEATAHLDRAVSEIARLGAKPAVALNPSTPLDVVEYLLPKLHMVLIMSVNPGFGGQSFIPYCLDKVRALRAMVNERGLSTLIQMDGGVTVENCGELTRVGADVLVSGSAFFSCPPYGQRHDAFLAAAAEGPGA, translated from the coding sequence ATGATCCTCTCCCCCTCGCTTCTGTCCTCCGATTTCGGCCGCCTGGCCGAGGAACTGGCCGCCCTGGAAGAGGGCGGGCTTTCGTGGGTCCACTGGGACGTGATGGACGGGCTCTTCGTGCCCAACATCACCGTGGGGCCGCTGGTGATCAAGGCCCTGCGCAAGCGCTCGAAGCTCTTCTTCGACGTGCACCTGATGATCGAGCGCCCGGAGCGCTACCTGGGCGAGTTCGTGGACGCCGGGGCGGACCTGGTGTGCGTGCACGCCGAGGCCACGGCCCACCTGGACCGGGCCGTGTCCGAGATCGCCCGCCTGGGGGCCAAGCCCGCCGTGGCGCTCAATCCTTCTACGCCGCTGGACGTGGTGGAGTACCTGCTGCCCAAGCTCCACATGGTGCTCATCATGAGCGTGAACCCTGGCTTCGGCGGCCAGTCGTTCATCCCCTACTGCCTGGACAAGGTGCGCGCCCTGCGCGCCATGGTCAACGAGCGCGGACTGTCCACGCTGATCCAGATGGACGGCGGCGTCACCGTGGAGAACTGCGGCGAACTGACCCGGGTCGGAGCGGACGTGCTGGTGTCAGGGTCGGCGTTCTTCTCGTGTCCGCCTTACGGCCAACGCCACGATGCGTTCCTCGCGGCCGCGGCGGAAGGACCAGGGGCGTGA
- a CDS encoding Hpt domain-containing protein, translating to MSAVAGDIRKHFKSAFGLQDAAVERLVETSRTALAQGLGALRGALDQSDADGASHWAHSIKGNLLNAGLADLAAQAEDIERRAMRGDTVTPCANLLRLDEALRPFLNGH from the coding sequence GTGAGCGCGGTCGCGGGCGATATACGCAAGCATTTCAAATCGGCCTTCGGCCTGCAGGACGCGGCGGTTGAAAGGCTCGTGGAGACCAGCCGGACGGCTCTGGCCCAGGGGCTCGGTGCGCTGCGGGGCGCCCTGGACCAGTCTGACGCGGACGGAGCGTCCCACTGGGCCCACAGCATCAAGGGCAATCTGCTCAACGCCGGCCTGGCGGATCTGGCGGCCCAGGCCGAGGACATCGAACGCCGGGCCATGCGGGGCGACACCGTGACCCCCTGTGCGAACCTGCTGCGGCTGGACGAGGCGCTGCGACCCTTCCTGAATGGGCACTAG
- the fcl gene encoding GDP-L-fucose synthase, translated as MKYSRIFVAGHKGLVGSAVARVLEKSGADVVTRTRQELDLTDQAAVRRFMADVRPEAVVLAAAKVGGIHANDTYPAEFIWNNCIIQCNVIDAAYRSGVSKLVFLGSSCIYPKFAPQPMREEHLLTGALEPTNEWYAVAKIAGIKTCQAYRRQYGFDAISLMPTNLYGPGDNFDLLNSHVLPALMRRFHEAKVSGAPSVTVWGTGNARREFLHVDDCAHAIVWCMENYSGEDFLNVGTGQDLTIREVAQAVARVVGFTGELVFDVSKPDGTPRKLLDVSRLDALGWRASIVLEEGLVGTYRWFLDNICCLRTESRFDGS; from the coding sequence GTGAAATATTCGCGCATCTTCGTGGCAGGCCACAAGGGCCTCGTGGGATCGGCCGTGGCCAGGGTTCTGGAAAAATCCGGAGCCGATGTGGTCACGCGCACCCGCCAGGAGCTGGACCTCACGGACCAGGCCGCGGTGCGCCGCTTCATGGCCGACGTGCGCCCCGAGGCCGTGGTCCTGGCCGCAGCCAAGGTGGGCGGCATTCACGCCAACGACACCTATCCGGCCGAGTTCATCTGGAACAACTGCATCATCCAGTGCAACGTCATCGACGCGGCCTACAGAAGCGGCGTCTCCAAGCTGGTGTTCCTCGGCTCGTCGTGCATCTACCCCAAGTTCGCGCCCCAGCCCATGCGCGAGGAGCACCTGCTCACCGGGGCGCTGGAGCCCACCAACGAGTGGTACGCCGTGGCCAAGATCGCGGGCATCAAGACCTGCCAGGCGTACCGTCGCCAGTACGGTTTCGACGCCATAAGCCTCATGCCCACCAATCTCTACGGCCCGGGCGACAATTTCGACCTCTTGAATTCCCACGTGCTGCCCGCGCTCATGCGCCGCTTCCACGAGGCCAAGGTCAGCGGCGCGCCGAGCGTCACGGTGTGGGGCACGGGCAATGCCCGGCGTGAGTTCCTGCACGTGGACGACTGCGCCCACGCCATCGTGTGGTGCATGGAGAACTACAGCGGGGAGGACTTCCTCAACGTGGGCACCGGCCAGGACCTGACCATCCGCGAGGTTGCCCAGGCCGTGGCCCGGGTCGTGGGTTTTACGGGCGAGCTCGTTTTCGACGTCTCCAAGCCCGACGGCACCCCGCGCAAGCTCCTGGACGTCTCGCGCCTCGATGCCCTGGGCTGGCGCGCCTCCATCGTCCTGGAAGAGGGCCTCGTCGGCACCTATCGCTGGTTCCTCGACAACATCTGCTGCCTGCGCACCGAATCCCGCTTCGACGGATCCTAA
- a CDS encoding glycosyltransferase, with protein MRFKSIVLVSHVTDLSGPSEAVENYLKTRSDRLGVIYHPFHYCADRRSRMQDYRGGTLLREARQGGWNLPALATYVKDALFTLFYFLRLGGRYDVYLGADPLNTVVGVVLKWLGLTNFVIFYTIDWMPERFSNKLLNAVYHWLDRFCVRHCDAAWNISPRIQDVRRSQGLPDAKNVLVPVGVDLEKIDLPDKSASEPRDLVLLGALAPSKGVDLVIDAFPRLKERFPQLRLHVIGKTPHDAVEDGVVYQPYEPRLAALGEGVILHGAKPHDEVLAMLPAYDVALALYKPSPNNLSQWADPSRVKDYLACGLPTIITPVPEIHKDIAALNAGIVVDYAVEPLADAIGRMLADPGQWRSMREAALAYMRSYSWSSILDRVFEESFRAKA; from the coding sequence ATGCGATTCAAATCCATCGTCCTGGTCAGCCACGTCACCGACCTGTCGGGTCCCTCCGAAGCGGTCGAGAACTACCTGAAGACCCGCTCCGACCGCCTGGGGGTCATCTACCACCCGTTCCACTACTGCGCGGACCGCCGTTCGCGCATGCAGGACTACCGGGGGGGCACGCTCCTGCGCGAGGCGCGCCAGGGGGGCTGGAATCTTCCGGCCCTGGCCACCTACGTCAAGGACGCGCTGTTCACGCTGTTCTATTTCCTGCGCCTGGGCGGCCGCTACGACGTGTACCTGGGGGCCGATCCCCTGAACACGGTGGTGGGCGTGGTGCTCAAATGGCTCGGACTCACGAACTTCGTCATTTTCTACACCATCGACTGGATGCCCGAGCGCTTCTCCAATAAGCTCTTGAACGCCGTGTACCACTGGCTGGACCGCTTCTGCGTGCGCCACTGCGACGCGGCCTGGAACATCTCGCCGCGAATCCAGGACGTGCGCCGCTCCCAGGGGCTGCCCGACGCCAAGAACGTCCTGGTGCCCGTGGGCGTCGACCTAGAGAAGATCGACCTCCCGGACAAGTCGGCCAGCGAACCGCGCGACCTGGTGCTCCTGGGCGCGCTGGCCCCGTCCAAGGGCGTGGACCTGGTGATCGATGCCTTCCCCAGGCTCAAGGAGCGCTTCCCGCAGCTTCGCCTGCACGTCATCGGCAAGACTCCCCACGACGCCGTGGAGGACGGGGTGGTCTACCAGCCCTACGAGCCGCGCCTGGCGGCGCTGGGCGAAGGCGTGATCCTGCACGGGGCAAAGCCCCACGACGAAGTGCTGGCCATGTTGCCCGCTTACGACGTGGCCCTGGCCCTGTACAAGCCCTCGCCCAACAACCTCTCCCAGTGGGCCGACCCCAGCCGGGTGAAGGATTATCTGGCCTGCGGCCTGCCCACCATCATCACGCCGGTGCCCGAGATCCACAAGGACATCGCGGCGCTGAACGCGGGCATCGTGGTTGACTACGCCGTGGAACCCCTGGCCGACGCCATCGGGCGCATGCTCGCCGACCCCGGCCAGTGGCGCTCCATGCGCGAGGCGGCCCTGGCCTACATGCGGTCCTATTCCTGGTCCTCCATCCTGGACAGGGTGTTCGAGGAGTCCTTCCGGGCCAAAGCGTGA
- a CDS encoding DUF2079 domain-containing protein, which yields MRDPVKKLLAVLAVVALCTASFLGVFLRPGLVGHTWDWGIPAFAEQFASMARHHFSTWDAYFETGRYHYFKLELLYWQLITPLAAIGGEWMSKLLPWAFVTASGLAMLPLARRLGLNWFYATLAALFYGLSPYTYSRVVAGHMPMLAGFALIPLLLLAFFNLVERVRLKGRLSPRLVIVCGLTLGLTSLHPSVGVGSVAILSLVTLYFLVRGPGRARLLTALGLIFSLALLMNIHFMAPFLADYLGKGAIRHGWGLSASAKGEVTVDTELPMREGFHQSTSQPVDAVIRLDLRPGMDTEYAFPSPSGMRLPWVASSLILAGLALCSFMARGRRAAAPAETVSGQSGGQGAGCCACGPRTGREEANALFLVAVVGVLLVCGSRTPFGFAFYQWLLKGLVPILFAAFSNTTRWLPLIVTAYALLAFRLPQAWEEGGLKRPWLLRAGMLAVVLVFVSPFLGQKLLDNSPKDKIPQPLALKHTPVNPEDAKVYSFLRDQRDGFRVAYLPPVGISWPGDSPYGYEWSSAYSPKPFFLAFYNNPLGNEIIKTMFAEQPSPHLDRLFGLASVKYLVYPHDAFFISYQDFQPGYQGSPVVDGFKNYKPVLDRALSLQSGLTRVARFETVDLYRNPLAAPYVMAADQLLAVADASGDGADLVAASLPDVTGLDMYRPGQALVSAGNNPGFLALLGRVMGPESGQDRERAFLSDRSGKRQALVYRGRRYEPPSVEFRRLGPTACVVRLSGVREGVPLLFQETFHHGWRAYLMPAADEETGVRPASLAPGYRVFADNEAEQASPDELQDYVAKGFVSTLGDGATKIRRADVYGPGGRVVGTRTDEFTVDFVSKRFLTTVQNDNLAKPPLSAAWDEGSLDPADPARLGDSAADPLSPSFWRASGASEGRAMPWPELLHWQAQGYANVWWIEPEILKCLGPDASRYVRPNPAGGVDMEFVIEFRPQRFYLMGLVASGVTVALALSALAALSARAGLRGPVRNAEKGGGSGRG from the coding sequence ATGCGTGACCCGGTGAAGAAACTTCTGGCGGTGCTGGCCGTCGTGGCACTCTGCACCGCATCCTTCCTGGGGGTTTTTCTGCGTCCGGGGCTGGTGGGCCATACGTGGGACTGGGGCATCCCGGCTTTCGCCGAGCAGTTCGCCTCCATGGCCCGGCACCACTTCTCCACCTGGGATGCGTACTTCGAGACCGGGCGCTACCATTATTTCAAGCTGGAGCTCCTCTACTGGCAGCTCATCACGCCCCTGGCCGCCATCGGCGGGGAGTGGATGTCCAAGCTCCTGCCCTGGGCCTTCGTCACGGCCTCGGGACTTGCCATGCTGCCCCTGGCCCGCCGGCTCGGGCTGAACTGGTTCTACGCCACCCTGGCGGCTCTTTTCTACGGGCTCTCGCCCTACACGTACAGCCGGGTGGTGGCCGGGCACATGCCCATGCTGGCCGGGTTCGCCCTGATCCCGCTTTTGCTGCTGGCCTTTTTCAACCTGGTGGAGAGGGTCCGGCTGAAGGGGCGCCTGTCCCCAAGGCTGGTCATCGTCTGCGGGCTGACCTTGGGGCTCACCTCACTGCACCCGAGCGTGGGCGTGGGCAGCGTGGCCATATTGTCGCTCGTGACGCTCTATTTCCTGGTACGGGGGCCCGGACGGGCGCGCCTGCTCACCGCACTGGGCCTGATCTTCTCCCTGGCCCTGCTCATGAACATCCACTTCATGGCCCCGTTCTTGGCCGACTACCTGGGCAAGGGGGCCATCCGCCACGGCTGGGGCCTTTCCGCTTCGGCCAAGGGCGAGGTCACGGTGGATACGGAACTGCCCATGCGCGAGGGCTTCCACCAGTCCACCAGCCAGCCCGTGGATGCGGTCATCCGCCTGGACCTGCGCCCGGGCATGGACACCGAGTATGCCTTCCCGTCGCCTTCCGGCATGCGCCTGCCCTGGGTGGCGTCGTCGCTGATCCTGGCGGGGTTGGCCCTATGCTCGTTCATGGCCCGGGGCCGGCGCGCCGCCGCGCCGGCCGAGACGGTTTCGGGACAATCCGGGGGGCAGGGGGCTGGATGCTGCGCGTGCGGCCCTCGAACCGGCCGAGAGGAGGCCAATGCCCTCTTCCTGGTGGCCGTGGTGGGGGTGCTTCTGGTGTGCGGCTCGCGTACGCCCTTCGGATTCGCCTTCTACCAGTGGCTGCTCAAGGGGCTGGTGCCCATCCTGTTCGCGGCCTTCTCCAACACCACCCGCTGGCTGCCGCTCATCGTGACCGCCTACGCCCTGCTGGCCTTCCGGCTGCCCCAAGCCTGGGAGGAGGGGGGGCTCAAGCGCCCCTGGCTCCTGCGCGCCGGGATGCTGGCCGTGGTGCTGGTCTTCGTGTCGCCGTTTCTTGGCCAGAAGCTCCTGGACAATTCGCCCAAGGACAAAATTCCCCAGCCCCTGGCCCTCAAGCACACTCCCGTCAATCCCGAGGACGCCAAGGTCTACTCCTTCCTGCGCGACCAACGGGACGGCTTCCGCGTGGCCTACCTGCCGCCTGTGGGCATCAGCTGGCCCGGCGATTCGCCCTACGGCTACGAGTGGTCCTCGGCCTATTCGCCCAAGCCCTTTTTCCTGGCCTTCTACAACAATCCCCTGGGCAACGAGATCATAAAGACCATGTTCGCCGAGCAGCCGAGCCCCCATCTGGACCGGCTCTTCGGGCTGGCCTCGGTGAAGTACCTGGTCTACCCCCACGACGCGTTCTTCATCTCCTACCAGGACTTCCAGCCTGGCTACCAGGGCTCGCCGGTGGTGGACGGGTTCAAGAACTACAAGCCCGTTCTGGACCGCGCCCTGTCCCTGCAGTCGGGCCTCACGCGCGTGGCCCGGTTCGAGACGGTGGACCTCTACCGCAATCCCCTGGCCGCGCCCTACGTCATGGCCGCCGACCAGCTGCTGGCCGTGGCCGACGCCTCGGGCGACGGCGCGGACCTGGTGGCAGCGTCGCTGCCGGACGTGACCGGGCTCGATATGTACCGGCCCGGACAGGCCCTGGTCTCGGCCGGGAACAACCCCGGGTTCCTGGCGCTTCTGGGCCGGGTCATGGGCCCGGAATCGGGACAGGACCGCGAGCGGGCCTTCCTTTCGGACCGCTCGGGCAAGCGCCAGGCCCTGGTGTACCGGGGCAGGCGCTACGAGCCGCCTTCCGTGGAATTCCGCAGGCTCGGCCCCACGGCCTGCGTGGTGCGCCTCTCCGGGGTGCGCGAGGGCGTGCCGCTTCTGTTCCAGGAGACCTTCCACCATGGCTGGCGGGCCTACCTCATGCCCGCCGCCGACGAAGAGACCGGGGTGCGCCCGGCGTCCCTGGCGCCCGGATATCGCGTGTTCGCGGACAACGAGGCCGAGCAGGCCTCTCCGGACGAGCTCCAGGACTACGTGGCCAAGGGCTTCGTGAGCACCTTGGGCGACGGCGCGACAAAGATCCGCCGGGCCGACGTGTACGGCCCCGGGGGCCGGGTGGTGGGGACCCGCACGGACGAGTTCACGGTCGATTTCGTGTCCAAGCGCTTCCTGACCACGGTGCAGAACGACAACCTGGCCAAGCCGCCGCTTTCCGCCGCCTGGGACGAGGGCTCGCTGGACCCGGCGGACCCCGCGCGCCTGGGCGACTCTGCGGCCGATCCGTTGTCTCCGTCCTTCTGGCGCGCCTCCGGGGCGTCCGAGGGGCGGGCCATGCCCTGGCCGGAACTCCTGCACTGGCAGGCGCAGGGCTACGCCAACGTCTGGTGGATCGAGCCGGAAATCCTCAAATGCCTTGGCCCCGACGCCAGCCGCTATGTGCGGCCCAACCCCGCGGGCGGCGTGGACATGGAGTTCGTCATCGAATTCCGGCCCCAGCGCTTCTACCTGATGGGGCTGGTGGCCTCGGGAGTCACGGTGGCCCTGGCCCTGTCGGCTCTGGCCGCCCTGAGCGCCCGTGCGGGACTGCGCGGGCCGGTCCGGAATGCTGAAAAGGGCGGAGGAAGCGGGCGTGGCTAG
- a CDS encoding DUF2079 domain-containing protein: protein MARFGIIPDEKPRWPWTMGLTLMGALTALACMRYLALRSTVFDLGVFVCNLTAMSDAGEWWRALNGHIQPVLWLYAWAISPLPDWLAPLGLMVAQAVMLSLPLPFIARRYGAFTALAYFGYFAVWHNGLFDFHPDHLAVPIGFWFFFRVADGRPWAAAVAALSLCFIKETFAIQAAMFGLYLAFQRRGGLPGMIVFITGLAWFWLATAKLIPFFTMDAGVGASAGAFAWIGGGSVMGKIWWVLTHPFAVLGTVLGDVKKLRYLAALVGGLAFLPLLSPGPLFVTLPTLALSLLSTRPDYYSVTNHYTAGLIAPLIVAFGQAVPLARDMVQARHSRVDRWAGILFLALLAGHIALSPSPVSVHFWRNGGFSGFWPDSRDTRIIRAMETILPSDISQVVITQNSLNWGKAVTRSFSNSFPMAVFEPHLAQNSGQATLADFRRFIWTGEKPVFPVTESLAEYVVLDLKRPWFVVDKGCEWKDGACRDESVAAVFRENLEKVQSRFDTVHEDDGFMILKRRQPE, encoded by the coding sequence GTGGCTAGGTTCGGCATCATCCCCGACGAAAAGCCCCGCTGGCCCTGGACCATGGGGCTCACCCTCATGGGCGCGCTCACGGCTCTGGCCTGCATGCGCTACCTGGCGCTCAGATCCACGGTGTTCGACCTGGGAGTGTTCGTCTGCAACCTGACGGCCATGTCCGACGCCGGAGAGTGGTGGCGGGCGCTGAACGGGCACATCCAGCCCGTGCTCTGGCTGTACGCCTGGGCGATCAGCCCCCTGCCGGACTGGCTGGCCCCGCTTGGGCTCATGGTGGCTCAGGCAGTGATGCTCTCACTGCCGCTGCCGTTCATCGCCCGGCGCTACGGCGCGTTCACCGCCCTGGCCTATTTCGGGTACTTCGCAGTGTGGCACAACGGCCTGTTCGACTTCCACCCGGACCACTTGGCCGTGCCCATCGGATTCTGGTTCTTCTTCCGGGTGGCCGACGGTCGTCCCTGGGCCGCGGCCGTGGCCGCTCTCTCGCTGTGCTTCATCAAGGAGACCTTCGCCATCCAGGCGGCCATGTTCGGGCTGTATTTGGCTTTCCAGCGTCGCGGAGGGCTGCCGGGCATGATCGTGTTCATCACCGGCCTGGCCTGGTTCTGGCTGGCCACGGCCAAGCTCATCCCGTTCTTCACCATGGACGCAGGCGTGGGCGCCTCGGCCGGGGCCTTCGCCTGGATCGGCGGCGGATCGGTCATGGGCAAGATCTGGTGGGTGCTCACCCATCCGTTCGCGGTGCTGGGTACGGTGCTGGGCGACGTGAAAAAGCTGCGCTATCTTGCGGCCCTTGTCGGCGGCCTGGCCTTCCTGCCGCTTCTGTCGCCCGGGCCGCTCTTCGTCACGCTGCCCACGCTCGCCCTGTCGCTTCTCTCCACGCGCCCGGACTACTACTCCGTCACCAACCACTATACGGCAGGGCTCATCGCGCCGCTCATAGTGGCTTTCGGCCAGGCCGTTCCCCTGGCCCGGGACATGGTGCAGGCGCGCCACTCCCGCGTGGACCGCTGGGCAGGAATCCTTTTTCTGGCGCTCCTGGCCGGGCACATCGCCCTCTCGCCCTCGCCCGTGTCCGTGCACTTCTGGCGCAACGGCGGCTTTTCCGGATTCTGGCCGGATTCGCGCGACACGCGCATCATCCGGGCCATGGAGACCATCCTGCCCTCGGATATCTCCCAGGTGGTCATCACCCAGAACAGCCTCAACTGGGGCAAGGCGGTGACCCGCTCCTTCTCCAACAGCTTCCCCATGGCCGTGTTCGAGCCGCACCTGGCCCAGAACTCCGGGCAGGCCACCCTGGCGGATTTCCGGCGTTTCATCTGGACCGGCGAGAAACCGGTGTTCCCCGTCACCGAGAGCCTGGCCGAATACGTGGTCCTGGACCTGAAGCGCCCCTGGTTCGTGGTGGACAAGGGCTGCGAGTGGAAGGACGGGGCCTGCCGCGACGAGAGCGTGGCCGCCGTGTTCCGCGAGAACCTGGAGAAGGTCCAGTCCCGGTTCGACACCGTGCACGAGGACGACGGATTCATGATCCTCAAGCGGAGGCAGCCCGAATGA
- a CDS encoding oligosaccharide flippase family protein, which produces MKRFLKQNFIILVLMNSGNVFNYLFQLTAGRALTPDEFGSFNALNSSTVILAAPLGVVPLIMARFTAGFALDGMGRVRGLFDKALRLTGVAAALALVLGFFGASWLKDFLHLQSLSPVYVLVGMVSLSLLVPVPLGILQGLQRFTGFGLAGASNAATRFLACLVLLTWFGQGVTGAMLCGLIAIVTQWGISLVYLKDLFRVTPAPLPDGFQKEMGKYALAMIVSSVVTMCLNNLDLVLVRHFCPGDEAGLYATAAILGRIAFYGPSVLVSVLFTEAATAKASGQEDNKSLWMSLGMTVLLGGGFALVCAVASKLVITLLFGAQYEAAGPILSVLSAAMALLATANVLFAYSQARSEFGFMWVQGLGVALFAGLVAFKHESAMQVAEMLLGSVVFILLATLAWFFLKVRRAKAA; this is translated from the coding sequence GTGAAACGGTTTCTCAAGCAGAATTTCATCATCCTCGTGCTCATGAACTCGGGCAACGTGTTCAACTACCTCTTCCAGCTCACCGCCGGGCGTGCCCTGACCCCGGACGAGTTCGGCAGCTTCAACGCCCTCAACTCCAGCACCGTCATCCTGGCCGCGCCCCTGGGCGTGGTGCCGCTCATCATGGCCCGGTTCACCGCCGGGTTCGCCCTGGACGGCATGGGCCGGGTGCGCGGGCTCTTCGACAAGGCCCTGCGGCTTACAGGCGTGGCAGCCGCCCTGGCCCTGGTCCTGGGATTCTTCGGGGCGTCCTGGCTCAAGGACTTCCTGCACCTGCAGTCCCTGTCGCCCGTGTATGTGCTGGTGGGCATGGTCTCCCTGTCGCTTCTGGTGCCCGTGCCCCTGGGCATCCTCCAGGGCCTGCAGCGCTTCACGGGATTCGGCCTGGCCGGAGCCAGCAACGCCGCGACGCGTTTCCTGGCCTGCCTGGTGCTGCTCACCTGGTTCGGACAGGGCGTCACCGGCGCCATGCTCTGCGGCCTGATCGCCATCGTGACGCAGTGGGGCATCTCGCTCGTGTACCTGAAGGACCTCTTCCGGGTGACCCCGGCCCCCCTGCCCGACGGCTTCCAGAAGGAGATGGGCAAATACGCCCTGGCCATGATCGTAAGCTCCGTGGTCACCATGTGCCTGAACAACCTGGATCTTGTCCTGGTGCGCCACTTCTGCCCGGGCGACGAGGCCGGTCTCTACGCCACCGCCGCCATCCTCGGGCGCATCGCCTTCTACGGGCCCTCCGTGCTGGTGAGCGTGCTCTTCACCGAAGCCGCAACGGCTAAGGCCAGCGGCCAGGAGGACAACAAGAGCCTGTGGATGTCGCTGGGTATGACCGTGCTTCTGGGCGGCGGGTTCGCCCTGGTCTGCGCAGTGGCCTCGAAGCTTGTGATCACGCTCCTTTTCGGGGCTCAATACGAGGCTGCAGGGCCGATTCTTTCCGTGCTCAGCGCCGCCATGGCCCTTCTGGCCACCGCCAACGTGCTCTTCGCCTATTCCCAGGCCCGCAGCGAATTCGGTTTCATGTGGGTTCAAGGCCTGGGGGTTGCACTTTTTGCGGGCCTGGTGGCATTCAAGCACGAAAGCGCCATGCAGGTGGCCGAAATGCTGCTCGGCTCGGTGGTCTTCATTCTGCTGGCCACCCTGGCCTGGTTTTTCCTGAAAGTCCGCCGGGCCAAGGCGGCGTAG
- a CDS encoding SIS domain-containing protein, translating to MKSSAADFYRTMCALTESILYTGTGGDTLDLASGVAAGAELLHRRTQGGNKLMFIGNGASAAISSHMATDFWKTGGMRALAFNDASGLTCIGNDFGYPHLFEKPVEMFADEGDVLVAISSSGRSENILRAAAAARAKKCLVLTLSGFEPDNPLRALGDGNFYVPVRSYGQVEVLHHSICHCLLDTIVATRR from the coding sequence GTGAAAAGTTCCGCAGCCGACTTCTACCGCACCATGTGCGCCCTGACCGAGTCCATCCTCTACACCGGCACGGGTGGCGACACCCTGGACCTGGCCTCCGGCGTTGCCGCCGGAGCCGAACTGCTGCACCGCCGGACACAGGGCGGAAACAAGCTCATGTTCATCGGCAACGGAGCCTCGGCCGCCATCTCCTCCCACATGGCCACCGACTTCTGGAAGACCGGCGGCATGCGCGCCCTGGCCTTCAACGACGCCTCCGGACTCACCTGCATCGGCAACGACTTCGGCTACCCCCACCTTTTCGAAAAACCCGTGGAGATGTTCGCCGACGAAGGTGACGTGCTGGTGGCCATCAGTTCCTCCGGGCGATCGGAGAATATTTTGCGCGCCGCTGCCGCCGCTCGGGCCAAGAAGTGCCTGGTGCTCACGCTCTCTGGCTTCGAGCCGGACAACCCGCTGCGCGCCCTGGGCGACGGCAACTTCTACGTGCCCGTGCGCTCCTACGGCCAGGTGGAAGTGCTGCACCACTCCATCTGCCACTGCTTGCTGGATACGATTGTCGCTACGAGAAGATAG